The following DNA comes from Lynx canadensis isolate LIC74 chromosome B1, mLynCan4.pri.v2, whole genome shotgun sequence.
GCTTAGATAAAGCTTTCCTTACCTCACAGTTGTGGCCATTCACAGTACAGCATTTTTGAATGACAATCTTACTTCACAGTTGTGGCCATTCACAGTACAGCATTTTTGAATGACAATCTTGTCTACAGAGTCATGGTCATCAAAtgttacaaaacaaacaaccttTCTTTTTGCCACTGCCTCGGTCAGTCATGGTTTCAATCACTTCAATTTTCCCATACTGTTCAAAATAATCTCTTAGATGATGTTCTTcagtgtcttctttaatgccACCGACAAAAATCTTTTTCACAGTTAAGTGGGCACCAGGTCTTTGAAAATCTTCTCTAGAGACAGTCCTCTTTGGTTCTACAACTCTTCCATCCACCTTGTGTGGCCTTGCATTCATGGCTGCATCCACCTCTTCCACAGTGGCATAGGTGACAAACCCAAAGCCTCTGGAACGCTTGGTATTTGGATCTCTCATTACCACACAGTCCATAAGCGTTCCCCATTGCTCAAAATGGCTCCTCAGACTCTCATCGGTTGTTTCAAAGCTCAAACCTCCAATGAAAAGCTTCCGCAGCTGTTCAGGCTCTTTGGGAGACTCTGACTTAGACATGACGGCGGTGGGAGGGGAGACTTTGACGATGCTTACTCGGGGGCATCCACGGGCAGAAAGGATTAATCTAACAAACATATctccagaaaaaattttttattgaaaagctgttcttggggcgcctgggtggcacagtcggttaagcgtccgacttcagccaggtcacgatctcgcggtccgtgagttcgagccccgcgtcgggctctgggctgatggctcagagcctggagcctgtttccgattctgtgtctccctctctctctgcccctcccccgttcatgctctgcctctctctgtcccaaaaataaataaacgtaaaaaaaaaaaaaaaaaaaaaaaaaagaaaagctgttctTTTGTGGTAAGTTAGAAAAAAAGGCTAACTTTTCTTAAAGACTGTGgagtgctattttaaaatttttttaggcaACCAACTACACAAAATCAGAACGTTTAAATGCTCTAATGAAATAAAGGACAATCAGAGAACAATGCAATATCAATAGCTACCTTCattattctaaaaatacataGGTTTCAACATTATTGTAGAGTAAGAGGATCCCCAAATTGTCTAATAATtttcaactaatttttaaataagaagtatATTTATATGATTAGgcatttttaaagtacaaaagaTTCCACAGTAATAAGTAACTCCTCACCTGTCCTCCACCCACCCATTTCTCCAAATAAAGatctcaaaatactttttttatatatctataagCTTTTGAGGAGATATTTACCAATAACTTTCCCATTCAGCTAAAAGGAgacttttctttcaataaataatttatagtGGATGCTTGAAGCATTAAATAAGGTCATAGAAATAAGATGGAATGTGTTGATATCTGGCAGACTTACTTTAGGGAACAGAAAACTTCCAAGTTCTTAGTGGAAAAGGGTGTTCTGATTGGCATTGTTTACTTTGTGGAACGGGTAGAACCAAACTGGAAGGAACACCCTGATAAATTGCTTGAAGGGATGAAGTAAGCCCATCCTCTCCAACACTACCGAGCCCACACCACCAACAACAACCACAAGTAAAGGAGGGCGGATGAAGTTAACTACAGGACTCACTTACTAATGTCAGGATATGAGTTTGAAGCCAAAGCTGAACTACCTGGGATAATAAAAAAGAAGCTAGAGTTCTCTTTTCCCACTTACTGTTTAGCTcctcccctaaaaaaaaatgttgaataaatatataaagaatatagaCCTGAACTAGTACCAAATCATCAGCCTGCTCAAAGTCCCCAGAGTCCAGCCTTTGGTAGACACCAGAAGGACAGGACCCAACCTATCCTATTTTATGGCTACAGAAAATGTTTGGTGTTTTGTTCCATCAGTATGTTAGTGTAGGTACACATACCAAGCATTTGCTATCCTTGTACATAAACGCTGACATACTAAtacaacacaaaaagaaaatatttttgaataaaacacaaaaagataaaAGCCCTTAAAATACAGTAATCATCGGAATTTAAAGCCAGTATTTTttcaacaccaccaccaacaacaacaaaatagcgTGTGAGGGATTGGAAGTAATAGAGGTACATCAGGGAGAAATCAGCAGATACTATTTTGCTTCTTGACATCATtggggaaaataaattaatgtgtttctcttgctattaaaaaaaaaactagtataacagaaaaaaaaggtatataacCTCCATATCAAACTCATACAAACACTCAAACACAATTTGTGCAATACAACAAGAGAGGAAGATAAAGcaggaaatattaagaaaacattttaaaacactaagattatagaaatagaatgaaatattaacaaattaaacTGTGCCAATAAAAGTCAAGCCCAACAAcactgtaaaaatataaaatgaaaacatcagagaatttttatattttactggaatacaaaaaaacttttctaaGCATAACATGAAAccaaggcaaaacaaacaaaactgaaataacttcattatattttaaaatttctaggggcgcctgggtggcgcagtcggttaagcgtccgacttcagccaggtcacgatctcgcggtccgtgagttcgagccccgcgtcaggctctgggctgatggctcagagcctggagcctgtttccgattctgtgtctccctctctctctgcccctcccctgttcatgctctgtctctctctgtcccaaaaataaataaacgctgaaaaaaaaaaaaatttttaaatttctttgtagcaaaaacaaataaatcatgaGATAACTGTTAATATCCTTTATATAGGAGAAGcccttaaaaatgataataaaataataataaataataaaataataataattaaaaagtaataaataataaaataatccaacagaaaaacagaaagctaTAAATACTGGCTTAACAGAAAAGGATATACAGAGCtaataaagatatgaaaagatgctcaagaagGGAACTGcaactaaaataataatgaggCTTTTTGtcaattaatcaaaattaaaaagactgataacATACAATATTATCAAAAATAAGACAATCTTATATATAATTAGTGGAATGTGAATTGTTACTACCTTGTTGAAAAGTAAATTGACAGTTTCtatcaaattttaaatgaatgtctcccttaatttaaaaatctattccagGAATTCTATCCTACAGAAGTACTCACAAAAGTAGATGAGATTAAATGTGGAAGAATGTTCAGTGCTGGTAAAGTCaaccaactaaccaaccaacTATAGACAATACAAATTTCTGGAATGTGGTTAAGTCAATGGTATATCTATAATGGAATGAAGTAGATTTCCATATATTGACATGAAGCATTGTCACTCTCCATATAATGACACTCTGCTTTGTGCTGTTGAGTAAAAAACATTTCAGAACATTGTTTAAGGTCTAATCTGAAAGTCTAATGGGGGTAGTAGAGAGTATATCCACTTGCAAATGCCCAGAAAGAGAACTGAACAGAGAAAACATAGTGGTAACAGTAGTTACCCCTAGGAAATGAGTTACCCCTAGGAAATGAATAGGGTATCAGCAAAGGACCTTGATTTTTCGTTTTACACaatatctttgaattttttaataacaaaaatatgacattcccataatcttttttaaaaactttttttccataaaaaaagaaaaaaacttagatTGGGCCACAAAATAATATGTAAGGCTATTTATAAGGCACATGCTTCAAACAAAATGACTCTGAAAAGAGTTGGACAAAACTTCTATTTGGCAAACTTAAAGTGTGGTAACAATAtcaattgaggtaaaattgaagataaaaacaTGAAGATAGAGCAAAGGGACATTTTGAACTACTCAAAGATATAACCCACAACTAAAATGTAATAGTCAAAAAACTCTGCCACATGGATTCAGCATTCTTAGTACCAAAAATGTTATAGCTACAaggggaaatgaaaacagaaaactaggAGACTTTAACTTCCCTTTCTCTAAATCTCGAACACACTAAGGACAATAAGAACGTAAATGATCTGAACATATAATTATCAAACACTATACATTCTAAGCAAGAATACACTCTTCAAATGCAGTTGGAGCATTTGAACATTCATCCAAGAGTGAACATACAGAGTCAACTCATTCAAACAGATGTTTCATTCCTAGTAATAACCAAAGATATTAAACCAAGAGCCAAACCTGAAGTGAATACCTGATGGCTTTTACAGCCATCAGAGCATGACCAATTTCCAAAGCAAAGAGTCATTTTCATTGTCAGTAAATCTTTTTGCCAGGCTACatttagggaaaggaaaaaggcatgtTTTGTTGGTTAAATCAAGCCAGGCAATCAAGCACTTTCTGATATAGCAGTAGGTTCAGAGAAAAGTCTCAAAACTTTGGTAACTCATAAATTATTAAGTAATCAGGCATTCCAGTAAAACTATATCACCACTGTCATAAATTCTTCCCACTGCAGAATCACTCAGCCTACAAATGTCAACAAAAGTCTCTGAATGTC
Coding sequences within:
- the LOC115511992 gene encoding heterogeneous nuclear ribonucleoprotein A1-like; the encoded protein is MSKSESPKEPEQLRKLFIGGLSFETTDESLRSHFEQWGTLMDCVVMRDPNTKRSRGFGFVTYATVEEVDAAMNARPHKVDGRVVEPKRTVSREDFQRPGAHLTVKKIFVGGIKEDTEEHHLRDYFEQYGKIEVIETMTDRGSGKKKGCLFCNI